The genomic DNA AAATGAAGGTGCCCTGGAATTTATCACTCCCTCTCTTACCTGTGGCAATGAAAGATATTCAACATGTATTGTCAGTCTCTTTAACAACAGAGTTTTACTGAGAGCCAAACAACAGTATTAGAATACAGTGAACACCCAGAGACTACACGAAACTGTTAAAATCCTAAAAAATGTAAATCTTCCTAGTTTCTGATTTTCTGATTATTTAGCTCTCAGTTTCCTATAGGGATCAAAGCCCAACCTTCTGAATTTAGGTGTATGCAACTTTGTTAAAAATGAGAGGCAAATTCTTGATTTGGAGATGGGGACTGTTAAAGTTAACTTTTCCCTCAAAACCCCAAAGATTAGAGAAGATGGAAAATTACACTCCTTGTATTTTATCTAGAGTAgaagactatcatttaaacatgATTTATTATTTCGTATTATAGTTTCTGACAGGAAAAAAAGTCACATGGGCTAAAACTGCCATAGTAATGTACCGTCATAAAGAACTTACAATACTGGGAAACAAAAGAGATCAGCATCTGAAATGTTTGGGGTTTACCTATTATTAGAAGGGACAAAGCAAAATCTAAGAATGCACTGGGTACAATAAAGATGCATCAAATCTTAGCAGAGGGATGTAGGGATGAGAGGTAGTAGGGATGAGACTGCAAGGTGAGGGTGGTTCATCAGACCCAGCAGTCTGGATCCACACCAGTATAAGAAAGGTGTGCACAGAGTAACCTATGGAATGGAAATATGTATACATTAAATAGAATGTGTGGTTTGAAGGCTTTAATACAAATACGTACTATGTTTGTATTAAAGGTTTAATACCACTTTAAGGAGGGGTGAATGAATACAGAGAGTACCACTAACAGCACAAGGGTTGTTTGTCGAAATAAAGTGGTTTAACAGTACAATACAGTAATCTGAATACAAAGTAATCATGAAATAATCCACATGTCAAGATACTGGCTGAGGAGTTAAGCAGAAGTTTAATATAGGTGTTATCATGATATACCGAGGTAGCAAAGTACACGGCAATACAAGTCTTGTAAGCATAAGGTGGGTGTTTTAGAGAACAGATAATAAACATTTTGAAGAGATTTGGCACAGCATAGTGGAATACTAGGATAAAAGGATATGGATGGGAATATAAGATTAACCTAGACAAGATGGCATTAACCAGGAAGTAAAAGattcaaggaagaaaaaagtcTTAACATATATCCGATCCTACACCCCCTTTCATAACTTTGAGTCACTTTTAGCTCCTCATTTCATGTGTTTCCATTCGCCCAAGTGGAAACACTTTCCACCTGCCTGTACCACAAAGCGATTCCTATAGGTAAAATACTGGCAAGCAGAGTCAAGCTCCGCTTGTAAAAAAGTACAAAGTACTAAAAGCATGGAGCACTCGGCTGCTGGGGGTAGGGGGAGGAAGCAGCCGGACGGGAGAACAGGTAACAGGATGAGGCTTGAGCCAAAGTAAGTATCATCCGAGTCCGGTAAGGGACCTGAAACGCAGGGAGGTAAAAGGGGAACAGCACTCGGTCCCCAGCCGGGAGCTGGGACAAGGAGAATCACCGTAAGGGGCAGAGCTGGCTGCGACCAAGAAGCCGGAATCCGCGGCGGCAGGCCCACCGGGGCCGCGGAAGACCGCAGAGCCCGTGGAGCCCGTGGGGGCCGGGGGCGGAAGGGGCGGCGGCCGGGCCCCAGGGGCGGAGGGCCAGGGTCCCGAGCTAGGACCGGTGGGCCTGGCACTAACCGGTCCTGAGCCCCGGCGGCCGTGGATCCCGGCCTCTACACGTCGTCCGTTTCCAGGGCCCACGGGTCCCGCCGCAGTTGGATGACCTGGCCCGCAGGGGGAATGGGGCCTCAAACCACCTCCCCCTCCTCGGTCCCCCTTCCCTAGAGGTCACTCTCCCCTCCCACCTCATTGGCCCTCCACTTCCGGTTCCGCAGGGGCCGGCGTCCCCGGCACTCACCCCCGGCGCCGTCGTTGTCACCGATGCCTCCCGGCAGTGCCGTCCGGCCCCTGAGAAGCAGCGCGCGGCCCCCGCACGCTCCACGCCCGCCCCGCTCTGCGCGCTCCCGCCCGGCGACGCTAGTGTTCGAGCTGGCAGCGACCGCTGCCCTCAGTGCCGGGTCCCGAGCCCTCCCAGCATTCCCATTGGCTCCCTGTCCCGGGCGCGCGCGACGTCTCGCGCGGGGCACGTTTCTCTCATTCATGGGTCTCGCGCCGCCGCGCCCGCCCCTGCTCACTCCCATTCACCCATAGCCCCCACCCTGACTCCGCACTAGGGCGTGCGCGCGAACCCCGGCGACCGCGGCGACCTCGTGGCCTGATTGGCTGCAGGAGCACAGCGCCGTACGTACGCGAGAAAGTGAGAACGCGCCCGCAAGGCCGTCGGGTTCCGCAGAcgacaggcagagaaaggctgGGCTACTGCATAGGAGGCAGAAATGGGGAAATGTTCGGACCAGCCTTTCATTTTCCTCCGTCCTGTATTCTGTTCCTACTATATCCAAGCAGAAGTCCTCGGAAGTAAAagttattatatgtgtgtttaCTGAAAATACTCAAAAGCAAGCAGCTACCCTCTCGAATGCTCCAAACCCCCTCCAAGAAAGTGTGGTACAGTCCAGACGGACGTGAAGTACAACCAATCACCAGCAGGCCCGCCCTCTTCCGCTTCAGCCACTTCAGGCATTAGCCAACTGGCAACTAATTAGCTGCTCTACCCCTagcgttgtgttttttgtatcTGATGGCGAAAACTTTATTTGAAACCATCTTGATGGAGCGGTCCTCAAGTTCGCTGGTACCAGCAGAAGTCCGGGATAATGGAATTTCCTGGGTCTGTGGCTCCGGCGTGGAGGTTGGCGCGAGGGTTTGGAGAGTGTGTGGGGGGTGAAGCTCCTGCCGGAGGCCCGGAAAAAAGAGGAAGGAGGCGCAGGGAGCGTGCGCCATCTGAGGCGGCGGCAGCGCTCCGGAGGGCGAGCCAGCCCTTGGCTCTGCTTAATTCCCTCAGTTCCTCTCTGCGACATGAGTTGGCGCCCGCATCCCTAACCTCGCTCAATCCGGTCATAAAGGCTGGAAGGAAAAGGTTCTCTAGGAGCTCTTGGCCCTGGCGAGCGGCTGGCCAACTCTACATGGATCACAGCGCCACACTTTGCCCTAATTAGCCCTACACAGTAGTGAACCCAAGAGCAAGTCCAGGTGGTCTCTCGTCATTTCGCTTGAGGCCATTTCTCTCTGGAAAGCAGCTCTGGGTATTACATAATTATCTTCAAATAAGTGTTCCACCAGCCACTTCTGTAAAGGTTCCTCCCATGTAAAGTGTGATCCTGAATCCTGCGGTCTCTCCTCGGGTTTGGTGTTAAATGCTGCTGCTTTACTGTGGTGATACTTTAGGCAACATGGTAGAGAGGTAAATTGTTTATTGGAGTCTAATCTAGTTCCTTCTCTGACATGGCATATCAAGTTCTAGTTCATCCTTGCTAAGGGCTTCAGTCCACCATTTAATGCAACGCACTCTATAGAGTTCTCTTTAATGACAGTGTGTATTGAAAAACGAGacctttaaaatactttataagAGGTAAAGTTAAGGTATTATTGGGGACACAGTGTTTCATCTATTTCTAGAGGCTTTTCTATCTGCAAATCACGTTTCCTTAGGAAgaaacaatttcatttttctattgtatATTTCTTGGATTTTAACACTGCAAATTGCCTTGGATTAGGACTTACTTCTAACTTCACAAATTGGGAATCTTTCTTTTCCTACTTTCAACACTGTAAGAACCTGTAAATTGTTTTGTCTCTTGGTTAGACAGTgctaaatgggaataaaaattcgACCTTCCAACCATACAATCACACATATTAAACCCCTGGGACACGACTACAGGATACCAAGCTCCTAGCTGGATAAGCACCAACTGCGGCATAATCACTATCCCAAGAGTTAGAGATTCCATTTTCTTGTCCAGTTTTCCTTAGGATCATGTAAGATGTTTCCTAGGAAATACATTTAATAGAACATAAGGTTTAAACTGCCAGCCACTTCTGAGAGGTATTGCATGGCAAAACTTTTGGCTAAAATTTACAATGGGATAGTCAGACCACCAAATCTCAAATAAGTTACTTTGCTATGTATATCAATTAATATAGTTTTCCTAGTGtagttgatgtatttttaaatcctcTTCATTTGCATGTTCTCCTGCCTATAGATGGCAAACCACAGGATCGTTTAAATAGGCAGACAAGAACAAAATGCTACCTTTAGGTTTAGGTGCAGAGAGGAATGCCCTGTCTTTCAGCATCAAAACCAATGACTTCTTTATGTTTAATATGGCTGCCTTCCCTCCTGTCTATATGAAATGTCTCTGCTTGGGTTAAAGGTTAGTTTCTCCCCTTTGTAATCTGGATCTCATCCCTTTCACTCCTGCATTTTCTCCTGAAATTtttgacattttgaaaaatgaaaaactgaaaaaaggtGTCAAGAACACATTCATACCATTAGtaaattctctccctttagtctGTTGATATGTTGTCATCCTACCTAAAAAAAACAACAGACCCTCACTTGACCCCATATTCCCCCACATCCCACAACTTTTCTTAGCAAAACATTCTTTAAAGAGTTGTCTATAGTTATCTCTGATTTGGAGTGCCTTAAGAGTCCATCTTctgggattcaggggtattatgattggcacacatggtatgtGGGGGAATCCAGGGGAagccagtgtagcacagagaaggcaaataatgactgtggcattttactacactgatgggcagtgactgcaatggggtacgggAGGGACACAATagcgggtgaatgtagtaaccacattgttttttcatgtgaaaccgtaaaagtataccaataataccttaataaaaaataagagtcCATCTTCTGCCTCATTTCCATTTACACAGTCCCTAAGTGACTTCATCCAACACCACTGCTTTAAATGTCCTCTAGAGGCCAATAGCTCCCATGAGCTTTCAGTCCTAACTTTCCCCAACCCTCCAGATTCTTGTTGTCTACAATGGCATCTCCATATTGATAACTATACACAGCTCAAACTTACTGCCAAAGTAGAGCTCTTGATATTCCCTTATCTGCTCTGAGTTTTCCTAATCTCATCTTCAATCTAGTTACTCAAGTAAAAAATGTAGGATTCATCTCTGATTCCACTTTTTTAAACCACTCCCATCAAGTCCTATCAATTTTACCTCCAAAATACCCCAAGGCAATCTACTCACCAACTCCACCTCTACTGCCCTAGTCTAATTCTCCTATCAGTTCTCTCACTGAAACTACCACAAAAGTCTTGTGTCTGGCCTCTAGAATCCATTTTCCAGGTACCAGTGATCTTTTCAAAATATAACTTAGATCACATCATTTCTGTTTAACCacctgctatggtctgaatgttttgTCCCCAATATTTGTGTTGACATCCTAATCCCCAAaatggtgttaggaggtggggcaTTGAGGTGCTTAAGGTCATGAAGGTGGAACCTTCGTGAAcgggattagtgcctttataagaGGCTCCATTTCTactgtgtgaggacacagctgGGAGTAGGCAGTCTACAACTCATTAGAAATGTGACcatgctggtgccttgatcttggactttccagtcCCCAGAACTGAGAAATTTCTCCTGTTtctaagccactcagtctgtatTTCGTGATAGTGGCCTGAAACAACAAAGACACCACCCGTCCCCATTATTTCCCAATGCTCTTAGATTACAAAGGGCCTCAAGTGTCTGGTCTTTGCAGGCCACAGCTTCAATTTTTCCCACTCTCCCCTTGACTCACTACACTCCAACCTCATAGGCCTTACCCTTAATCAAACACATCAAGCTTTTCCCTTTCTTTGGGTTTTGCACCGTTTGCTCTACCAGGAAGATTTTGCCCCAATTTCACACATCCATTCAGGTCTTAACTCAAAATGTGTGCTCACGAGCGGCCTTTCCTGCCCACCCACTCTTAAGTAGCCTCCCAGTCACTCTGTCTCATATCACCCAATTAAATCCCCATAGAACTTGCCTTTGTGTTTATTCTATAATGTAAGCTCCTTAAGACTTTAATCCATCTTGTTGCCCATCTAGAGTAGTTCCTGGTAAATagtagtagatgctcaataaatatctgtggaaagaatgaatggataaagggcACCAGATACCCACTCAATAATCCAAGTCCAAAGTAGGAATATAAGTCATTTGCAAGAGATCAGAGAGAATAGGCTTTCGGAGTTTCTTACCAGCTGAAAGCTCAACCTGTACTTTAAATCAGGGCCTGGTTCCAGTCAGACAACAGGAAAGACAGCTGCAGCTGAGAGAAATGAGCTATCTCTGGAAAATTATTAGATTTGAAATCTCATCCCAAGTTTATCACCAACCTCTTCAGTTCCTCACAGTAAGCCCAGCACTAACAACAGATTTAGCATCTATTTACCTAAGTGCAGAGGGAAGGGGACCCACCATTAGAATTCACTTGCTTGGCTCACAAGTGGGCTCTTGGCTTTCCTCTCAAGTGTTAAGCAATAAATCTCTCTAATAATGTTTCTATAATGCACAGgggaaaaaacaattttaaaaaattataccaaCTTCTGTGAtatggcaaaaataaaatatttattaaaatatttgttcttttccaaGTTTGAACTTTATTGGAAGGAGTCCTTCTAATTCTCTCTTTCATTGTGGATAAGTAACAAACACTATATACAGAAtataaaagtgattttaaaaatccCTCCTAAAAATCAGTCCACACAGTAGCACAGTGAAAGAAACAGGATTCTTTAGGGACTTTAAAAGTGGCACTTTAGGTGAGCTAAGAAACCAATTATATTCTCATGGTTTTCCTTTTGGCCCAAGATTAGAGGAGGTTTTAAGAGGTCAACTACATGCTTTCTGTTAGTGCATTTACTAATCAGCCTGGCCTCAATAGATTCTTATACCTCACCCATCTGCCTTTGGTGATGGCCTAAAGATCTCTATGCCCTAGGCAGCAAGGCTCCCCGCCTCCCTGCTGATCTCTACTTAAGATCCATGAACCGGATATCCATGATGAGAAGGAAGTTTTTAGGCAGTGGGCGGGGGGCTGGAGAGAGGACTGTAAACACCTGATGCTCCAGGTCCACACTGGTCACCACAATGAAGCCAGCCACACTTGTCTCAGAAAGGTTCTCCTCTGTGCCCTCAGCAGTACTAACACTCAGGAGGTGGTGCACCATATCTCGGCCAGGCGTGACAGGTACTAGCTTGAGCTGATTGTCCTCCTGAGACATGCCCAAAGGCAAACAGGAGTCTGGAATGGTGGGTGCCCCAACTTTGTAGATCTTCACATCTGAAAACTTGACATTGAAGGCATGGGGATAGAAACAGCCCCGGAATCCATAGAAATACTCACGGATACGCTCATCCCGACATTCCCGCCTGAAGTCCTTGGAGCGCTCAACAACACCCCCTGATTTAGGGAGCAGCACGGTTCGGACAAAGTGAGGCAGATCCCTCTTCAACTCATTGTACAGTCGTTCTTGATCCAGAACCACAACCACATCCACCTCAAAGGCTGAGGCTGCATGCACCAGGGCCTGGTAACCAGAGCCCTTGACCCAGCCACAGGTATTAATGACACAGCCACTCACAGAGGCCCTTCGGTTCACTTCACACCTTTGATTGAACACGTCTGCTAAACGAGAAGTAATCTGCAGAAGAAAGGATCAAggtgaggggggaaaaaaacaaaaacaaacaaacccatagCTATTTTGTCCTTCTTTAGAATAAGTGGTATTGGTACAAGAAAAATGACATTCTTAATGGCTGTGGTTATAATCCACAACAAGGATTTAGTTTTTATGTTGATTCTTCCGTTTCCTATTTCATGTCATAagtaaaaatttaatatattgTTTAAGGATAGGTCCACAGAAACATTTAACCATCTTCAGACTTATACTTGAGCCTGTCTTTTCCGAAATCATGTAGCAGTAATACCAGCTGAGAGGGAGCAAAGAGATGCCTAGTTTTAACTAGCAAACTTCTGCAATATCTTCCTGCCCTGAAGCagcccttccctccaccccctggTTCTGACCTTATTATAAAGCTTGA from Manis pentadactyla isolate mManPen7 chromosome 9, mManPen7.hap1, whole genome shotgun sequence includes the following:
- the CLP1 gene encoding polyribonucleotide 5'-hydroxyl-kinase Clp1, encoding MGEEANDDKKPTTKFELERETELRFEVEASQSVQLELLAGMAEIFGTELTRNKKFTFDAGAKVAVFTWHGCSLQLSGRTEVAYVSKDTPMLLYLNTHTALEQMRRQAEKEEERGPRVMVVGPTDVGKSTVCRLLLNYAVRLGRRPTYVELDVGQGSVSIPGTMGALYIERPADVEEGFSIQAPLVYHFGSTTPGTNIKLYNKITSRLADVFNQRCEVNRRASVSGCVINTCGWVKGSGYQALVHAASAFEVDVVVVLDQERLYNELKRDLPHFVRTVLLPKSGGVVERSKDFRRECRDERIREYFYGFRGCFYPHAFNVKFSDVKIYKVGAPTIPDSCLPLGMSQEDNQLKLVPVTPGRDMVHHLLSVSTAEGTEENLSETSVAGFIVVTSVDLEHQVFTVLSPAPRPLPKNFLLIMDIRFMDLK